In the Synergistaceae bacterium genome, AGTGAACTGGTCCAGCAGGTAGCCCTCGTGCACAGCGTGGACCTCGATCCCGTCGAAGCCGCTCTCCCGCGCCACCAGCGCGGCCTTGGCGAACTGCTCGATCAAGTAGTCCACCTCTTCCGTGGCCAGCTCCCTGCATGTGATCGAATCGTCCCAGAAATTCCCGATCCGCGACGGAGAGACCGGCTGGCGCGTCGCTGTGCCTGGATGCACCACTCGCCCGAAGCCGAAGGTCATCTGCAGGAAGATCTTGCTCCCGTACGCATGTATCCGCTCGTTCATCTCGATCGCCGTCTGGATGAAGTGAGCGGGGTTGTACATCGGGTCTGGCTGGGACGGCATCACGAACGGCTCCACGAGCTGCTCAACCTTCGCACACCCGGTTATCAGCAGCCCGACGTCGTTCCTCGCCCTCTCTACGAAGTATTCCACTCCGCGAGGGGTGAACCCACCCTCGGAGGTTACCAGCCCGCTGAGGCCCATAGGCGCCATCGATATCCTGTTCTTGAGCTCGACAGTGCCGATGCGCATGGGACGGAACAGCGCCTCGTACTTCATCGCGCACCCTCCTCGGCCTTGGCCATGAAGGTTTTGACCGTCTCTCTCATCAGCGCGTCGTCGGCCATCCAGGGCAGGGTGATGCAGTCCGTCGTGGACAGATTGTGCTCCGCCGCCACTTTCATCGCGTTCTCGTTGCGCGCCCACGAGCGCCTGGCCACCCCTCCCATGACGTCCCAGGAGATTCCGTTACGGATGATCTCGTCGACCCGCTCGCTACCGTCCAGTA is a window encoding:
- a CDS encoding 2-enoate reductase, which codes for MKYEALFRPMRIGTVELKNRISMAPMGLSGLVTSEGGFTPRGVEYFVERARNDVGLLITGCAKVEQLVEPFVMPSQPDPMYNPAHFIQTAIEMNERIHAYGSKIFLQMTFGFGRVVHPGTATRQPVSPSRIGNFWDDSITCRELATEEVDYLIEQFAKAALVARESGFDGIEVHAVHEGYLLDQFTMELFNQRTDKYGGSFENRMRAPVDLLKRTKEVAGADFPVMVRFGLKSYMKAFHQGILPGEEAVDIGRDVPEGIEIARVLEDAGYDAFNADGGVYDSWYWAHPPMYMHEGCYLHLTEKLKEVVKVPVISAGKLGDPAVAERAIIEGRADGVSLGRP